The nucleotide window CAAGCCATGCCTGTTAAGAAAACAGACACCATTTTGGATTTAGGAGCGGGAACTGGTTTTTTAACAATTCCAGCAGCAAAATTGGTGGATAATACAGTTTTTGCATTAGATTTGGATTCGAAAATGCTAGAACTGATTCAAAAGAAAGCGATAGAGGCTAATTTAACAAATGTGAAAGTTTTGGAAGCTAGCATGGAAGAGATTCCACTAGAAGCAGGGTCAATCAGCATTGCGCTCGCATCACTTGTACTTCATGAAGCAAGTTCGCTAACAGACGTACTAACTGAAGTGAATCGAGTCGTAAAAGTTGGCGGCTACTTCGCTTGTCTAGAATTCGACACCAAAGGAACCGACTTAAAAGGCCCGCCAATGGAAATCCAAATCTCAGCGGAAAAGTTAGAGCGAGAACTGGGGAAAGTAGGACTTGAAGTAGTGAACAACTGGGAACTTGGAGAGGGCATGTATGTGAGTATTGCGGAGAAGAGAAGGTAAACTAATAAAGAGTAGGGAATAACCTACTCTTTGGCAGTTACTTGCTATAATTAGTATTTTGACATTTAGGACATGGAGGAAGTTTGTCTGTTTTATCATCTAGAATTACTTTTTGTGCACACATTATGCATGTGTATACCCCCGTCCCAGGTTTTTCACCAGTGGAATGCATTGACATTAATAATCACCTCCTAATTATTAATATAAGTCAAATTTTATGTAAATCTTCATAATGATCATATTTGAACAATGAAAAGATTTTTCTCAGTACCAATCTAAAAGAAACATTTTTATGTTATACTTATCATTGTGTTTATATTCACAATGATGAAAAGCGAAATGTTTTTAGAGATGGATGATAGGTTTTACTACGATAAAAAGGGTGAACTATTATGGGGTTCAGAGTTGGGAAAAGTATTAATTTAGGCGCAGGATTCAGAGTTAACATAAGTAAAAGTGGGGTTGGTTATAGCTGGGGAGTAAAGGGAGCTAGAATAACGAAAACTGCTCAAGGAAATACGCGAACCACGTTTTCGATTCCAGGCACGGGAATTTCGCATATGAATGAAGTCAGGAAAAATGTAGGAAATGATGAAATTGAAAATCTAGAAGATATAGATTTATCTGAAAAGGTTATGCAGAGTCAAAGTACGGAAAATGTTAATGCAATTGACTGTCAGCCGGCAGAATATAAAGAGCTGCTTGACCGTATAAAACGAATACAAAATATCAATTTACTCAGTACTATTTTAATATGTACTTTCATATTAGCTGTAAGTCCGATATTTATTCTTACGGGTCTCACGGGTATAGTCTTAAAGATTTATGTACGTGTAAAGCTTCCTATTACAATGGAGTATGAATTTGATGAAGAAGCTAAAAATTCTTATAATAATTTGTGCGAAATTTGGATGAGTTTGAATGAAAATAATAAGTTCTGGCAAACTATTTCTGAAAGTCATCTTAACGAAAAACTAAGTGGCGGAGCTTCTCGTGGTGTGGACAGAATTTCTTCAGAAGCAATTACAAAGACACCTTACTTCATTAAAACTGATGTTAAGCCATTTGGTCTGAAATTACGCAAACAAAAATTATTCTTTTTGCCAGATAAATTATTAATTATTTCTGGCAGCACTGTTGGGGCACTGAATTATTCAGATATTCATATGGATTTAGGGACCACTAATTTCGTTGAGACTGACCCAGTTCCAGAAGATACTCATATTTTGGGGTATACATGGTTAAAAGTCAATAAGAATGGTTCTCCAGATAGACGGTTTAAAGAAAATCGTCAAGTGCCTGTTTGCGAGTATGGAGCTGTTCAGATTAAAACAGAGAACTCCTTACAAGTTGAGCTAATGTGTTCTAATTCTGAAACAATTAAAAAGATGGAGTCATTTGCTTTAAAAGTATTTAATTCTTAAAGTACTCTTTGTTTTTAGCTATTAACTTAAAAGTTAGATTTTTAAAGCTATATGTGGAGTTGTCGAGAAAAAGTGGACATAAAGTTAAGAGATTCTAAGAACATTTCTTTTCAAAATTGACTGGAGAGAGAAACTGTAAAGAAGAGTGCATCCGTTTTGTGTTGTAGTAGGTCTCGATGTATTTAAATATTTCTAATGGAACTTGTTCAGGGTTGTCAAAATCGGCATCATGAATAAGCTCTTTTTTTAGCGTTTGTAGAAAGACTCCATGAGCACATTATCATAGGGGTTTCCTTTTCGACTTGCGTTTTATATCAAAATTAGAATGTATGATAAGTGATATAGAAAATAAGAATATTTTTTATACTGTCTTTTGTAGCAAGTTTTTTCTAAAACAAACGTATTTAACCAAAAATCAAAAAGGTCATCTTTCTTAAAATGACTACTCGTAGCCAAGAAAGATAACCTTTTTAAGAAATAAATAAACGGAGAAACGGGGATTCGAACCCCGGCGCGGCATACACCGCCTAACAGATTTCGAGTCTGTCCCCTTCAGCCGGACTTGGGTATTTCTCCTTTGTGACATAGAATGCCGACAAGAAGTATTGTATAATAAAATTAGCTAAAATACCAGTATTTTTTATAAAAAGGAGGAGTTGGCTTGGAAAGAAAATTATTGGAAGAAATAAATTTACTTGAAAATAGAAAGCTACTTATAAATTTGAATTTAGTAGCCATAGTGATTGTGCTTGTTTTAACTGTTTTAGGAATTGTTTTTTCAGGAGGTTTTCAGATTTCAAATGGTTTTGAGGGAGTTTTTTGGCTCTTTTTCGGGTATTTTTTATCACTCATTATTCATGAAGCTGTTCACGGGATTTTCTTTAAAGCATTTAAGCCAAGTGGAAAAGTGAAATTTGGTTTTAAAAGTGGGATGGCTTATGCGACGAGTCCGGGCTCATTTTATACGAAAACACAATTCTTTATTATTTCGATTGCACCGTTTATCGTTCTCACGGGGTTGTATCTATTCCTTCGTTTTCTTGGAGTGAATGAAGCGGTTGTATATTTGATATTTGCGCTACATACGTCAGGGTGTGTTGGTGATTTCTATTATTGTATTCTATTGATTAATCGTCCGGTGGGAATACTAGTGGAAGATACAGAAAAAGGAATTAATTTTTATTCAGAAGGTTAAGTTTGGTAACGATTACAACAAAGTGGTAGAATAAGGATATACTTTTAGGAAGAGGTGCTTGATTTGAAACGAATAACAATTGGTAATAGCGCTTTAACAGCTTCAGAAATCTCACTTGGCTGTATGCGAATGGCGGACTTAAATAAGACCGACGCAAACAAAGTAATTAATACAGCACTCGAAAACGGTATTGATTTTTTTGACCACGCGGATATTTATGGTGGGGGTAAATCAGAAGAAGTTTTTGCTGATGCGATGGATATGAACCCGACGATTCGTGAAAAAATGATTCTTCAATCAAAATGTGGTATTCGTCAGGGATTCTTTGACTTTTCAAAAGAGCACATCATTTCTTCTGTGGAAGGTAGCTTAAAGCGCCTAAAAACAGATTACTTAGATACACTTCTACTTCATCGTCCAGATACATTATTTGAGCCAGAGGAAGTAGCAGCAGCTTTTACAGAACTTGAAAAAAGCGGGAAAGTTCGTCATTTTGGCGTAAGTAACCAAAATCCAGGGCAAATTGAACTACTTAAAAAAT belongs to Listeria ivanovii subsp. ivanovii and includes:
- a CDS encoding class I SAM-dependent methyltransferase is translated as MNHHHNHHGEAGFKRKVDYLDRPERNELLTPEEFIQAMPVKKTDTILDLGAGTGFLTIPAAKLVDNTVFALDLDSKMLELIQKKAIEANLTNVKVLEASMEEIPLEAGSISIALASLVLHEASSLTDVLTEVNRVVKVGGYFACLEFDTKGTDLKGPPMEIQISAEKLERELGKVGLEVVNNWELGEGMYVSIAEKRR
- a CDS encoding aldo/keto reductase, which codes for MKRITIGNSALTASEISLGCMRMADLNKTDANKVINTALENGIDFFDHADIYGGGKSEEVFADAMDMNPTIREKMILQSKCGIRQGFFDFSKEHIISSVEGSLKRLKTDYLDTLLLHRPDTLFEPEEVAAAFTELEKSGKVRHFGVSNQNPGQIELLKKYVEQDLIANQLQFSIMHTGMIDTGFNVNMTINPSLDRDGGILEYSRLNNMTIQAWSPFQYGFFEGVFLDNDKFPELNKVIDKIAADKAVTNSAIAVAWIQRHPAKFQTVVGTMNPRRLADIAKGSDITLSREEWYEIYRAAGNQLP
- a CDS encoding zinc ribbon-containing protein is translated as MSMHSTGEKPGTGVYTCIMCAQKVILDDKTDKLPPCPKCQNTNYSK
- a CDS encoding DUF3267 domain-containing protein, encoding MERKLLEEINLLENRKLLINLNLVAIVIVLVLTVLGIVFSGGFQISNGFEGVFWLFFGYFLSLIIHEAVHGIFFKAFKPSGKVKFGFKSGMAYATSPGSFYTKTQFFIISIAPFIVLTGLYLFLRFLGVNEAVVYLIFALHTSGCVGDFYYCILLINRPVGILVEDTEKGINFYSEG
- a CDS encoding DUF4236 domain-containing protein; translated protein: MGFRVGKSINLGAGFRVNISKSGVGYSWGVKGARITKTAQGNTRTTFSIPGTGISHMNEVRKNVGNDEIENLEDIDLSEKVMQSQSTENVNAIDCQPAEYKELLDRIKRIQNINLLSTILICTFILAVSPIFILTGLTGIVLKIYVRVKLPITMEYEFDEEAKNSYNNLCEIWMSLNENNKFWQTISESHLNEKLSGGASRGVDRISSEAITKTPYFIKTDVKPFGLKLRKQKLFFLPDKLLIISGSTVGALNYSDIHMDLGTTNFVETDPVPEDTHILGYTWLKVNKNGSPDRRFKENRQVPVCEYGAVQIKTENSLQVELMCSNSETIKKMESFALKVFNS